One genomic region from Argentina anserina chromosome 2, drPotAnse1.1, whole genome shotgun sequence encodes:
- the LOC126782349 gene encoding kinesin-like protein KIN-7N, whose protein sequence is MEKICVAVRLRPPASQESPGGTFWKVDENRVSLHKLHGTPISGVSYAFDHVFDEMCSNSRVYDLLTKDIIHAVVEGFNGTAFAYGQTSSGKTFTMNGSENDPGIIHRAVRDVFERIHMMSNREFLIRVSYMEIYNEEINDLLAVENQKLQIHESLERGIFVAGLREEIVSNAEHVLKLLESGEVNRHFGETNMNARSSRSHTIFRMVIESKEKDINASADVVRVSVLNLVDLAGSERIAKTGAGGVRLKEGKHINKSLMSLGNVINKLSDGAKNRGHIPYRDSKLTRILQPALGGNAKTSIICTIAPEEVHIEETKGTLQFASRAKRITNCAQVNEILTEAALLKRQKQEIEELRKKLQGSHAEVLEQQILKLRNDLLQNELEREKLETELEEERKSKLNKLGSLDTSSDIGGSSCQPEDSGRHSLKEEFNDSISKSGGNLFTTPSSKAVPNAFVAKRSNYSPLPGFSPLPDAFSNVVDEDTWMKMNKGYIADLDSIQMTPARKVQSFPPCDATPGSSNENHKQEVQDLKRQLELAIEERDDLKRKHEEQVRKHEEQVLLNNQLVSEISELQEEAQLIREIPQKLGECAATCKDIYVDVLSTTQSYICDEKSSVAKLLSSITDIGTSLFATLEADFSVPIADQKSQIQEQHKVLSERLSSAVKILVSSETLNIDGQARKSQECAMGGDAASWREKLSNELTTIKERHHYLVKDLDYHNQLLKKSKERYETLETEFQLLKEERDSLHKTVSESSERLLLVTSQKENIVRYMKEELQRRKDLEEKIKQFSVAFCNRKTSLVSFHNEFKSKLESLKAENVVSVPKTVGC, encoded by the exons atggAGAAGATCTGCGTCGCCGTTCGCCTGAGACCTCCGGCGAGTCAAGAATCTCCCGGCGGAACCTTCTGGAAGGTCGACGAGAACCGCGTCTCTCTCCACAAGCTTCACGGAACTCCAATCTCCGGAGTCTCTTACGCTTTCG ATCATGTGTTCGATGAAATGTGCAGCAATTCTAGGGTTTACGATCTTCTCACCAAGGACATAATCCATGCCGTAGTAGAAGGTTTCAATG GAACTGCATTTGCGTATGGGCAGACCAGCAGTGGCAAGACTTTCACTATGAACGGTTCCGAAAATGATCCTGGAATCATTCACCGAGCGGTTAGGGATGTGTTTGAGAGAATTCACATG ATGTCAAACCGGGagtttctgatccgagtttcgtACATGGAGATATATAATGAAGAGATTAATGACCTTTTGGCTGTGGAGAACCAGAAATTGCAGATTCATGAGAGTTTGGAG CGTGGAATATTTGTAGCTGGCCTCAGAGAGGAAATTGTCAGTAATGCTGAACATGTGCTGAAGCTCCTTGAATCTGGAGAAG TTAATAGACACTTTGGAGAAACAAATATGAATGCTCGGAGTAGTAGATCTCACACAATATTCAGAATG GTAATTGAAAGCAAAGAGAAGGACATTAACGCAAGTGCTGATGTTGTTCGCGTCTCAGTCTTG AATTTGGTAGATTTAGCTGGTTCTGAACGAATTGCTAAAACTGGAGCTGGGGGCGTACGTTTGAAGGAGGGAAAACATATAAACAAGAGCTTAATGAGTCTTGGTAATGTGATTAACAAACTAAGTGATGGTGCCAAAAACAG GGGCCATATTCCTTATCGTGATAGTAAGCTAACCCGTATACTTCAACCTGCCCTGGGTGGTAATGCAAAAACTTCAATAATATGCACTATAGCACCAGAAGAG GTACATATTGAGGAAACAAAGGGAACCCTTCAGTTTGCTAGCAGAGCTAAGCGCATAACTAACTGCGCTCAAGTAAACGAG ATCTTGACAGAAGCAGCCTTACTGAAGAGGCAAAAACAAGAGATAGAAGAGCTTCGTAAGAAGCTTCAG GGATCCCATGCTGAAGTATTGGAGCAGCagatattgaaattgagaaatGACTTGCTTCAG aatgAACTTGAGCGTGAGAAGCTGGAAACAGAATTGGAAGAGGAGAGGAAATCAAAATTGAACAAGTTGGGTAGTCTAGATACTTCTTCAGACATTGGCGGAAGTTCTTGCCAG CCGGAAGATTCTGGGAGACACAGTCTCAAGGAAGAATTTAATGACAGCATAAGTAAATCCGGAGGAAATCTCTTTACCACCCCCTCTAGCAAGGCAGTTCCCAATGCTTTTGTTGCCAAGCGATCAAATTATTCACCATTGCCTGGCTTTAGCCCCCTTCCAGATGCCTTTAGCAATGTGGTTGATGAAGACACATggatgaagatgaacaaagGTTACATAGCTGATCTTGACTCCATTCAAATGACTCCTGCAAGAAAAGTTCAATCCTTTCCGCCATGTGATGCAACTCCC gGAAGTTCAAATGAGAATCACAAGCAGGAGGTCCAAGATTTGAAGAGGCAATTAGAACTTGCTATTGAAGAAAGAGATGATCTTAAG AGGAAGCATGAGGAACAAGTTAGGAAACATGAGGAACAAGTTTTACTGAACAATCAATTAGTGTCAGAGATATCTGAGCTCCAAGAAGAAGCACAGCTGATTCGAGAAATCCCGCAAAAGCTTGGTGAATGTGCGGCAACTTGCAAAGATATATACGTGGATGTTTTATCAACAACTCAG AGTTATATATGTGATGAAAAATCTTCTGTTGCAAAATTGCTTTCAAGTATAACTGACATTGGCACAAGCCTGTTTGCAACACTAGAAGCTGATTTCTCAGTGCCAATTGCTGaccaaaaatctcaaatccaAGAACAGCACAAAGTGCTCTCTGAGAGGTTGAGCAGCGCAGTTAAAATACTGGTATCATCAGAAACACTAAATATTGATGGACAAGCAAGGAAGTCACAG GAATGCGCAATGGGAGGAGACGCTGCTTCTTGGAGGGAAAAGTTGAGCAATGAGCTGACCACCATTAAGGAAAGACACCATTACCTGGTGAAAGACCTAGATTATCATAACCAGCTTCTGAAGAAATCTAAAGAAAGATATGAGACCTTGGAAACTGAGTTTCAGCTGTTGAAGGAAGAACGGGATTCTTTGCACAAAACTGTATCTGAATCATCTGAAAGACTATTACTAGTTACTAGCCAGAAGGAAAATATTGTGAGGTATATGAAAGAAGAGTTGCAGAGGAGGAAAGATCTTGAAGAAAAAATTAAGCAGTTCAGTGTTGCCTTTTGCAATAGGAAGACATCACTTGTGTCTTTTCACAATGAGTTCAAGTCTAAACTCGAGAGTTTGAAAGCCGAAAATGTAGTTTCAGTACCAAAAACTGTTGGGTGCTGA
- the LOC126784491 gene encoding basic leucine zipper 4-like codes for MMSACTSSPMFFTGAQPPVELQCPLQETELIEELLSLQQEGNSNSGSPNSGSDGSNRGVYSVDERKRRRMTSNRESARRSRWRKKRHLEDLTEEASRLKMENRELKNRLGFVTQKCHITWRENERLVSESLALRARLSDLNRVLVAMQTMQSQY; via the coding sequence ATGATGAGTGCATGTACTTCCTCGCCGATGTTCTTCACCGGTGCCCAGCCACCGGTCGAGTTGCAATGTCCTCTCCAAGAGACTGAGCTGATAGAGGAACTCCTGTCCCTGCAGCAAGAAGGGAACTCGAACTCGGGGAGTCCGAATTCCGGTTCGGATGGCTCGAACCGTGGAGTCTACTCGGTGGATGAGAGAAAGAGGAGGCGCATGACTTCAAATCGGGAGTCAGCCAGGCGATCCAGGTGGAGAAAGAAGAGGCATTTGGAGGACTTGACGGAGGAGGCAAGCAGATTGAAAATGGAGAACCGGGAGCTGAAGAACCGTTTGGGGTTTGTTACTCAGAAGTGTCACATAACGTGGAGAGAAAATGAGCGGTTGGTATCCGAATCCCTAGCTTTGCGAGCTAGGCTTTCGGATCTGAACCGGGTTTTAGTTGCCATGCAGACGATGCAGTCACAATATTAA
- the LOC126782970 gene encoding uncharacterized protein LOC126782970: protein MLRDGQETPSRYELLSMVKKHSTLLGKTVVDASDVEMDPRFWHDVLDLYFVRGKDSRRRQDDDLVFFVRKLSLQGFNDDVPPYFVRRWAPKLDDLMGDKSLEVDWRRSFHLNLIAHTTFTVTVAICSHQDLRNHQAEQDKPLSPIYKVVKTVYASPSRVNFHLDSQKEVETTPAYPDICFAVDDFDSTFDAVVLTETDHCYCVILNAHDGAAFPMAKEPDDCSSSDTSSLKVDTSSAKAKSSKLTLFSGFVSYQMVRDAYDAGKSRFGNLLSLAHSPGKQDRLYMKGPGGRGEVEVAVSGVVDQSQQDAGPFSPVTSKKGFGIGFMVCKAASVASVAAKNAYAAAASSHSFDEEMIPLKCCLMSISLPWEHIAYDLLFKGTPPVNL from the exons ATGCTCCGAGATGGTCAAGAAACCCCCTCCAG ATACGAACTCCTCAGCATGGTCAAGAAGCACTCCACCTTGTTGGGCAAAACAGTCGTCGACGCCTCCGATGTCGAAATGGACCCCCGATTCTGGCACGACGTCTTGGACCTGTACTTCGTCCGCGGCAAAGACTCCCGCCGCCGCCAGGACGATGATCTCGTCTTCTTCGTCAGGAAACTG AGCTTGCAGGGCTTCAACGACGACGTTCCGCCTTACTTTGTACGCAGGTGGGCGCCTAAG TTGGATGACTTGATGGGTGACAAGTCTTTAGAGGTGGATTGGAGGCGCTCGTTTCACTTGAATTTGATTGCTCATACTACATTTACTGTAACTGTCGCTATTTGCAG TCATCAGGACCTTCGGAACCACCAAGCTGAGCAAGATAAACCATTATCTCCGATATACAAG GTTGTTAAGACTGTTTATGCATCTCCCAGCCGAGTCAACTTTCATTTGGACTCGCAAAAG GAAGTGGAGACAACACCTGCCTATCCAGATATTTGTTTTGCTGTCGATGACTTTGACTCCACTTTTGATGCTGTG GTATTGACTGAAACAGACCATTGTTATTGTGTGATACTTAATGCACATGATGGGGCAGCATTTCCTATGGCAAAGGAGCCTGATGATTGTAGTTCTAGTGATACTTCCTCTCTAAAGGTTGACACTAGTTCTGCAAAGGCGAAAAGTTCTAAG CTAACTCTTTTTTCGGGATTTGTCAGCTATCAAATGGTACGAGATGCTTATGATG CCGGAAAGTCTCGATTTGGGAACCTTTTGTCACTTGCTCACTCCCCTGGCAAACAAGATAGACTGTACATGAAAGGTCCTGGAGGCCGTGGGGAAGTTGAAGTGGCTGTTTCTGGTGTTGTAG ATCAGAGCCAGCAAGATGCAGGCCCGTTTTCACCTGTGACATCCAAGAAAGGATTCGGAATCGGCTTTATGGTTTGTAAAGCAGCTTCTGTTGCATCTGTTGCAGCAAAGAATGCCTATGCAGCTGCTGCTTCTAGCCATAGTTTTGATGAGGAGATGATCCCTCTCAAATGCTGCTTGATGTCCATTTCATTACCGTGGGAACACATTGCATATGATCTTCTTTTTAAG GGGACTCCTCCAGTGAACTTGTAA
- the LOC126784715 gene encoding phytosulfokines 3-like, whose product MARFTTLFTIAAMLLLLSSELTSAVRPEPAFTNTVLKTTRYQNVGGDQNINLEDGEVSCEGVNEEECMMRRTLVAHVDYIYTQKHKP is encoded by the exons ATGGCAAGGTTCACCACCCTATTCACTATCGCTGCCATGCTCCTCCTCCTCAGCTCTGAGCTGACTTCTGCAGTTCGCCCGGAGCCTGCTTTCACCAACACCGTTCTCAAAACTACCCGATACCAA AATGTAGGAGGAGATCAGAACATTAATCTCGAGGATGGCGAGGTTAGCTGTGAAGGAGTTAACGAGGAGGAGTGCATGATGAGAAGAACCCTGGTTGCTCATGtcgattacatatatactcagAAACACAAGCCTTGA
- the LOC126783504 gene encoding protein PHLOEM PROTEIN 2-LIKE A10-like: MEPGLVTRALRRKKWLLILAALGASTYGAYRLYSSPSVVRKRNRLIKLVRALISAAEMVSGSAETVSIVSNDLKEFLSSDSDEIPTSLKQVSKIATSDEFSASLQGFAEAATVGIYRGLEAPTRNGVASEKKRGSFSDKVMEKVLSKAGTGFVSVVVGSFARNLVMGFYDSSDRNLSCSDESSGSSSDRWVDVVCSDGSKEVIANCIQVFVSTAVAAYLEKTKDVNVCDDLFGGMTNPKHEDKVRELLVSVCNGAVETLVKTSHQVLTSSGSSNLGSWSVVGRDGAVSRARDECLEQEGCSMGPEEGIENSGWIGKVSSTLAVPRNRKFVLDVTGRVTLETVRTFLEFMMWILIEGLKRTVNAVHGEIVGRGLQVVRFFGAKSSAIVTICLALHFYVLGGTRVLLTA, from the coding sequence ATGGAACCCGGGCTCGTCACCAGGGCCTTGCGCCGAAAGAAATGGCTTCTCATACTCGCGGCCCTCGGCGCGTCAACTTACGGCGCTTATAGGCTCTACAGTTCCCCCTCTGTCGTCCGAAAGCGGAACCGACTCATCAAACTCGTCCGTGCCCTAATTTCCGCGGCCGAGATGGTCTCGGGCTCCGCCGAGACGGTCAGCATTGTCTCCAACGACTTGAAGGAGTTTCTGAGCTCCGACTCCGACGAAATCCCCACAAGTCTGAAGCAggtttccaagattgcgacgTCGGATGAGTTCTCTGCCTCCTTGCAGGGGTTTGCGGAGGCCGCGACGGTCGGAATCTACCGAGGGTTAGAGGCTCCGACGAGGAATGGTGTTGCATCGGAGAAGAAGCGTGGTAGCTTTTCTGATAAAGTAATGGAGAAGGTTTTGTCTAAAGCCGGAACCGGGTTTGTTTCGGTCGTGGTTGGAAGCTTCGCCAGGAATTTGGTTATGGGTTTTTACGACAGTTCAGATCGGAATTTGAGCTGCTCAGATGAAAGTTCGGGTTCTTCTTCGGATAGATGGGTTGATGTGGTTTGTAGTGATGGAAGTAAGGAGGTGATAGCGAATTGCATACAGGTTTTCGTGTCGACTGCGGTTGCGGCTTACTTGGAGAAGACCAAGGATGTTAATGTTTGTGATGACTTGTTTGGTGGCATGACGAATCCCAAGCATGAGGACAAGGTCAGGGAGCTCCTGGTTTCTGTTTGCAATGGTGCTGTGGAGACTCTTGTGAAGACTTCTCATCAAGTTTTGACGAGTTCTGGTAGCTCAAATTTGGGTTCTTGGTCAGTTGTTGGTCGTGATGGAGCTGTGAGTAGAGCTAGGGATGAGTGCCTTGAGCAAGAAGGATGTTCGATGGGGCCGGAGGAGGGTATTGAGAATAGCGGGTGGATTGGGAAGGTTTCGTCTACACTGGCAGTGCCGCGGAATAGGAAGTTTGTTCTTGATGTGACTGGGAGGGTGACATTGGAGACCGTAAGAACTTTTCTTGAGTTTATGATGTGGATACTAATAGAGGGTTTGAAAAGAACTGTTAATGCGGTTCATGGGGAGATTGTGGGTAGGGGGTTGCAGGTTGTTAGATTTTTTGGTGCAAAGTCTTCGGCTATTGTTACCATATGTCTTGCATTGCATTTTTATGTGCTGGGTGGTACTAGAGTTCTCTTGACTGCTTAG
- the LOC126783479 gene encoding uncharacterized protein LOC126783479 yields MSWLAHSLSKSLRLDSDDVVRPHPNNNDEAPVPPSSTKPQQHNEIESDANEAFDAQTRGVKDDLSEFQQTLTRQFWGVASFLAPPPPPPPPPPPSHRLADPPDCDRSEPPDHRPGQSPIASNGYDDEAEEEEEYAVGVTEEVLNFARNIAMHPETWLDFPLDEEEDLGDFEMSDAQQEHTTMIEHLAPRLAALRIELCPCHMSESYFWKVYFVLLHSRLNKQDAEILSTPQVMEARAMWMQELQCQTPSSNSKVSEHEWFGRSSSQLKGSSNTLHEDYEDYSPVSSHTPHYEDTLHRTFPFESTWPSTAYETEKHPVESSDTLFIDKSVIEEKPSILTEDENATVGPSSQILLNTYDDNDDDDWPEDDDELYGCSGTAIALINEEDISFSDLEDDDFQAPSKLKFVPE; encoded by the exons atgtcaTGGCTCGCCCACTCGCTCTCTAAATCCCTCCGGCTCGACTCCGACGACGTCGTCCGGCCCCACCCCAACAACAACGACGAAGCTCCCGTCCCACCCTCCTCCACCAAACCCCAACAACACAATGAAATTGAATCCGATGCCAACGAAGCATTCGACGCCCAAACGCGTGGCGTCAAAGACGACCTATCGGAATTCCAGCAAACCCTAACCCGCCAATTCTGGGGCGTCGCCTCCTTCCTCGCGCCTCCACCTCCACCGCCACCACCCCCTCCGCCTTCTCATCGTTTAGCTGATCCGCCTGATTGCGATCGATCCGAGCCGCCCGATCACCGACCCGGTCAATCTCCGATCGCTTCTAATGGTTATGATGAcgaggcggaggaggaggaggagtacGCCGTCGGTGTCACTGAGGAGGTCTTGAACTTCGCTAGAAACATCGCGATGCATCCAGAGACCTGGTTGGACTTTCCtcttgatgaagaagaagacttaGGAG ATTTTGAAATGTCTGATGCCCAGCAAGAGCATACTACGATGATTGAACATCTTGCCCCGAGGTTAGCTGCTTTGAGAATCGAGCTTTGTCCGTGCCATATGAGCGAGAGTTACTTCTGGAAAGTGTATTTTGTTCTTCTGCATTCAAGGCTCAACAAGCAGGATGCCGAGATTTTGTCCACACCTCAG GTAATGGAAGCCCGAGCGATGTGGATGCAGGAGCTACAATGCCAGACTCCTTCATCAAATTCTAAAGTGTCAGAACATGAATGGTTTGGCAGAAGCTCTTCACAATTAAAAGGGAGTTCAAATACTTTACATGAAGATTATGAGGATTATTCTCCAGTCTCATCACATACTCCTCATTATGAGGATACACTTCATAGGACATTCCCCTTTGAATCAACCTGGCCCTCCACAGCCTATGAGACTGAGAAGCACCCAGTTGAGAGTAGTGATACGCTTTTCATTGATAAGTCAGTTATCGAAGAAAAGCCTTCCATTTTGACTGAGGATGAGAATGCCACAGTTGGTCCATCCTCTCAGATACTACTCAATACCTATGATGACAATGATGACGATGACTGgccagaagatgatgatgaattgTATGGTTGCAGTGGAACAGCTATTGCTTTGATAAATGAAGAAGACATATCTTTTAGTGATCTTGAGGATGATGATTTCCAGGCGCCTTCCAAATTAAAGTTCGTCCCGGAGTAA
- the LOC126782894 gene encoding U-box domain-containing protein 30-like, which translates to MPMYQPNGPRRAADLKFDVGGGGQVLDLETAVKDGILGGGGGLVCGGVGAEKLDLKKMIEELESIEIPSVFICPISLEPMQDPVTLCTGQTYERSNILKWFSLGHYTCPTTMQELWDYSVTPNKTLHQLIHSWFSQKYSAMKKRSEDVQGRALEILETLKKVKGQARVQALKELRQVVTAHSSAKNTVVDNGGTALISSLLGPFTSHAVGSEAIGTLVHLELSSESKTCLMQPAKISLMVDMLNEGSIETKINCTRLIDVLMEGRDLESEIASSLSLVVGLLRLVRDKRHTKGVLPGLSLLKTICSHESVRSSVVSVGTVPQLVELLPSLNHECLEIALHILEVLSTVEEGTEALRCCAKTIPSVVGLLMKVSETCTQLALSILWAVCKLAPEECASVAVEAGLAAKLLLVIQSGCNPTLKQRAAELLKLCSLNYTTTTFISKCKLTRTIQ; encoded by the coding sequence ATGCCGATGTATCAGCCCAACGGTCCGAGAAGGGCGGCGGATCTGAAGTTCGATGTGGGCGGAGGCGGGCAGGTTCTGGATCTGGAGACAGCTGTGAAAGATGGGATTCTCGGCGGCGGAGGTGGGTTGGTCTGCGGCGGCGTTGGGGCGGAGAAGTTGGATCTGAAGAAGATGATAGAAGAGCTGGAGTCGATTGAGATACCCTCGGTGTTCATTTGCCCAATCTCTTTGGAGCCAATGCAAGACCCTGTGACGCTTTGCACGGGCCAGACGTATGAGAGATCCAACATTCTCAAATGGTTCAGCTTGGGGCATTATACTTGTCCCACCACAATGCAGGAGCTTTGGGATTACTCGGTTACACCCAACAAGACCCTGCACCAGCTGATCCACAGCTGGTTTTCGCAGAAGTACTCGGCGATGAAGAAGAGGTCCGAGGATGTGCAGGGGAGGGCTCTGGAGATTTTGGAGACATTGAAGAAGGTGAAGGGGCAGGCTAGAGTGCAAGCCCTTAAGGAGCTGAGGCAGGTAGTGACGGCTCATTCTTCGGCTAAGAACACGGTTGTGGACAATGGAGGCACTGCTTTGATTTCTTCTTTGTTGGGCCCTTTTACTTCGCACGCTGTTGGGTCCGAAGCGATTGGGACCCTTGTGCATTTGGAGCTCAGTTCTGAGTCCAAGACGTGTCTGATGCAACCGGCAAAGATTTCGTTGATGGTTGATATGTTGAATGAGGGGTCTATTGAAACCAAGATCAATTGTACGAGATTGATTGATGTATTGATGGAGGGTAGGGATTTGGAGTCAGAAATCGCATCGAGTTTGAGTCTTGTTGTTGGATTGTTGAGGCTAGTGAGAGATAAGAGGCATACGAAAGGGGTGTTGCCCGGACTCAGTTTGTTGAAGACAATTTGTTCTCACGAGTCTGTCAGGAGCTCGGTTGTGAGTGTTGGGACAGTTCCTCAGTTGGTTGAGCTGTTGCCGAGCTTGAATCACGAGTGTTTGGAGATAGCGCTTCACATCCTAGAAGTTTTGTCTACTGTTGAAGAAGGAACAGAGGCTTTGAGATGTTGCGCCAAGACGATCCCAAGTGTGGTGGGACTATTGATGAAGGTTTCGGAGACATGTACGCAGCTTGCATTGTCGATTTTGTGGGCTGTTTGCAAGCTCGCTCCAGAGGAATGCGCCTCCGTCGCAGTTGAAGCAGGTCTAGCAGCGAAACTGCTTCTCGTGATTCAGAGTGGATGCAATCCTACACTTAAGCAAAGGGCTGCCGAGCTTTTGAAGTTGTGTAGTCTAAATTACACCACCACTACATTCATTTCCAAATGCAAGCTTACCAGAACAATACAgtga